Proteins encoded in a region of the Prinia subflava isolate CZ2003 ecotype Zambia chromosome 24, Cam_Psub_1.2, whole genome shotgun sequence genome:
- the HTR1D gene encoding 5-hydroxytryptamine receptor 1D → MTQYNHSAQFSLQSSANKSLNVTETPLPWNERTLLGLKVSLSILLSVITLATILANVFVVITIFLTRKLHTPANYLIGSLAVTDLLVSVLVMPVSIAYTVTHTWAFGQLLCDIWLSSDITCCTASILHLCVIALDRYWAITDALEYTKRRTAGRAALMIAVVWMISISISVPPFFWRQVKAHEEIAKCAVSTDQISYTIYSTCGAFYIPTVLLLILYGRIYVAARSRILKPPSLYGKRFTTAHLITGSAGSSLCSINASLHEGHSHSGASPIFIGHVKIKLADSALERKRISAARERKATKTLGIILGAFIFCWLPFFVTSLVLPICQDACWFHPILQDFFTWLGYLNSLINPVIYTAFNEEFKQAFQKLTLFKKRSS, encoded by the coding sequence ATGACTCAGTACAACCATTCAGCACAGTTCTCTCTCCAGAGCTCAGCAAATAAATCATTAAATGTCACTGAAACCCCACTGCCTTGGAATGAAAGGACACTCCTAGGGCTGAAGGTTTCACTGTCAATCCTTCTGTCTGTTATAACTTTGGCAACAATCCTCGCAAACGTTTTTGTCGTAATTACAATTTTTCTGACCAGAAAGCTCCACACACCTGCAAATTACCTCATCGGCTCCTTGGCAGTGACTGATCTCTTAGTGTCTGTCCTCGTGATGCCCGTCAGCATCGCCTACACTGTCACCCACACGTGGGCCTTTGGCCAGCTGCTGTGTGACATCTGGCTGTCATCAGACATCACGTGCTGCACGGCCTCCATCCTGCACCTGTGTGTCATTGCCCTGGACAGGTACTGGGCCATCACAGACGCTCTGGAGTACACCAAGCGCCGCACTGCCGGCCGAGCAGCGCTCATGATCGCCGTGGTCTGGATGATATCCATCAGCATCTCTGTGCCACCCTTCTTCTGGAGGCAGGTGAAAGCTCACGAGGAAATTGCCAAGTGTGCTGTAAGCACGGATCAGATCTCCTACACGATTTATTCTACCTGTGGAGCTTTCTACATCCCAACTGTGCTCCTCCTGATACTGTATGGTAGAATTTATGTAGCAGCTCGATCCAGGATTCTGAAGCCACCCTCGCTGTATGGGAAACGTTTTACTACTGCACACCTGATCACCGGTTCTGCAGggtcctccctctgctccatcaATGCCAGCCTCCATGAAGGGCATTCCCATTCAGGTGCATCCCCAATATTTATTGGTcatgttaaaataaaacttgCAGATAGTGcgctggaaaggaaaagaatttctGCTGCGAGAGAAAGGAAAGCTACCAAAACTTTAGGCATTATTCTGGGagctttcattttctgctggctgCCTTTTTTTGTCACATCCCTAGTCCTACCAATCTGCCAAGATGCCTGCTGGTTTCATCCCATCCTGCAGGACTTTTTTACCTGGTTGGGTTACCTAAACTCATTAATCAATCCAGTCATTTATACAGCTTTTAATGAAGAATTTAAACAGGCTTTCCAAAAACTAACACTTTTCAAAAAACGCTCCTCTTGA